The following proteins are encoded in a genomic region of Mycobacterium kiyosense:
- a CDS encoding PhoH-like protein, translating into MTPRETRAADSAQQANAQVRSSIDVPSDLVVGLLGSADENLRALERALSADLHVRGNTVSLSGEPADVALAERALSELVAIVAGGQTLTPEVVRRGVAMLVGAGNESPAEVLTLDILSRRGKTIRPKTLNQKHYVDAIDAHTIVFGIGPAGTGKTYLAMAKAVHALQTKQVTRIILTRPAVEAGERLGFLPGTLSEKIDPYLRPLYDALYDMMDPELIPKLMSSGVIEVAPLAYMRGRTLNDAFIVLDEAQNTTAEQMKMFLTRLGFGSKIVVTGDITQIDLPGGARSGLRAAVDILDDIDDIHIAELTSQDVVRHRLVGEIVDAYARYEEPGAGLNRAARRASGGRNRR; encoded by the coding sequence GTGACGCCACGCGAGACCCGCGCTGCCGACTCCGCTCAACAGGCCAACGCCCAGGTGCGCAGCAGTATCGATGTTCCGTCCGACCTCGTCGTGGGCCTACTGGGTTCGGCCGACGAAAACCTCCGTGCTCTGGAACGCGCGCTCAGTGCCGACCTGCACGTGCGCGGCAACACGGTGAGCCTGTCCGGCGAACCGGCCGATGTCGCCCTGGCCGAACGCGCGCTCTCCGAGCTGGTCGCGATCGTGGCCGGCGGCCAGACGCTGACGCCCGAGGTGGTGCGCCGCGGCGTCGCCATGCTGGTCGGGGCCGGCAACGAATCGCCGGCCGAGGTACTCACGCTGGACATCTTGTCCCGGCGCGGCAAGACGATCCGGCCCAAGACGCTCAACCAGAAGCACTACGTCGACGCGATCGACGCCCACACCATCGTGTTCGGCATCGGCCCGGCCGGCACCGGTAAGACCTACCTGGCGATGGCAAAGGCCGTGCACGCGTTGCAGACCAAGCAGGTCACCCGCATCATCCTCACTCGCCCCGCGGTGGAAGCCGGTGAGCGCCTGGGCTTTCTGCCCGGCACGCTGAGCGAGAAGATCGACCCTTACCTGCGGCCGCTTTACGACGCGCTCTACGACATGATGGATCCCGAGCTGATCCCGAAGCTGATGTCGTCCGGGGTGATCGAGGTGGCTCCGCTGGCGTATATGCGCGGCAGAACGCTCAACGACGCGTTCATCGTCCTCGACGAAGCGCAGAACACCACCGCAGAGCAGATGAAGATGTTCCTCACCCGGTTGGGTTTCGGCTCCAAGATCGTGGTCACCGGCGACATCACGCAGATCGACCTGCCCGGCGGCGCCCGCTCGGGCCTGCGGGCCGCCGTCGACATCCTCGACGACATCGACGACATCCATATCGCCGAGCTGACCAGCCAGGACGTGGTCCGTCACCGCCTGGTGGGGGAGATCGTCGACGCCTACGCGCGGTACGAGGAGCCCGGCGCCGGACTGAACCGGGCGGCTCGGCGCGCTTCGGGCGGCCGCAATCGTCGATGA
- the ybeY gene encoding endoribonuclease YbeY produces the protein MSIEVSNESGIDVSEVELVSVARFVITKMDVNPAAELSMVLLDIPAMADLHMRWMDLPGPTDVMSFPMDELEPGGRPDAPEPGPAMLGDIVLCPEFAAQQAAAAGHTLGHELALLTIHGVLHLLGYDHGEPDEEREMFALQDRLLEEWVAEQVEAYRQDRQEERDRRLLDKSRYFDN, from the coding sequence ATGAGCATCGAGGTATCCAACGAGTCGGGCATCGACGTCTCCGAAGTCGAACTGGTCAGCGTCGCGCGTTTCGTCATCACCAAAATGGACGTCAACCCCGCGGCCGAGCTGTCGATGGTGCTGCTGGACATCCCGGCCATGGCCGACCTGCACATGCGGTGGATGGACCTGCCCGGCCCGACCGACGTGATGAGCTTCCCGATGGACGAGCTCGAACCCGGTGGCCGGCCCGACGCACCCGAACCGGGCCCGGCCATGCTGGGCGACATCGTGCTGTGCCCGGAATTCGCCGCCCAGCAGGCCGCCGCGGCGGGCCACACCCTCGGGCACGAACTCGCGCTGCTCACCATCCACGGTGTCCTGCACCTGCTCGGCTACGACCACGGCGAGCCCGACGAGGAGCGGGAGATGTTCGCGCTGCAGGACCGCCTGCTCGAGGAGTGGGTCGCCGAACAGGTCGAGGCCTACCGCCAGGACCGGCAGGAGGAGCGCGACCGCCGGCTGCTGGACAAGTCGAGGTACTTCGACAATTGA
- the amiA2 gene encoding putative amidase AmiA2: MPTLTDLLYQLATRKVTSAELTRRSLHAIDVSQSTLNAFRVVLTESALTDAAAADRRRAAGDTAPLLGIPIAVKDDVDVAGVPTAYGTDGYVRPAASDSEVVRRLKAAGAVIVGKTNTCELGQWPFTSGPGFGHTRNPWSRRHTPGGSSGGSAAAVAAGLVTAAIGSDGAGSVRIPAAWTHLVGIKPQRGRISTWPEPESFNGLTVNGVLARTVADAALVLDAASGNVEGDLHQPPPLTASDYVSRAPGPLRIALSTGFPYTFFRAKLHPEILAAIQQVGERLELLGHTVVKGNPDYGMRLSWDFLARSTSALWAWQDRMGDGVNWDPRTLSNMRTGHMLSQATLRAARRHEAADQRRVGSIFDIVDVVLAPTTAQPPPQARAFDRLSSLGTDRAIIAACPYTWPWNVLGWPAINVPAGFTAEGLPIGVQLMGPANSEGMLISLAAELEAFSGWAAKQPTAWWSAGNSTPPMHSVPSVSKRR; the protein is encoded by the coding sequence TTGCCCACCCTGACCGACCTGCTCTACCAGCTGGCCACCCGGAAGGTGACCTCCGCGGAGCTGACCCGGCGGTCGCTGCATGCCATAGATGTGAGCCAGTCCACCCTGAACGCCTTCCGGGTGGTGCTCACCGAGTCCGCGTTGACCGACGCCGCGGCGGCCGACCGACGCCGGGCCGCCGGGGACACCGCACCCCTGCTGGGCATCCCGATCGCGGTCAAGGACGACGTCGACGTGGCCGGGGTACCGACCGCCTACGGCACCGACGGCTACGTCCGGCCCGCCGCTTCGGACAGTGAGGTGGTGCGCCGCCTCAAAGCGGCCGGCGCGGTGATCGTCGGCAAGACCAACACCTGCGAACTGGGCCAGTGGCCGTTCACCAGCGGGCCGGGTTTCGGGCACACCCGAAACCCGTGGTCCCGCCGGCACACGCCGGGGGGCTCCTCGGGCGGTAGTGCGGCCGCGGTGGCGGCGGGACTGGTGACCGCCGCCATCGGGTCCGACGGCGCCGGCAGCGTCCGCATCCCGGCCGCGTGGACGCATCTGGTGGGCATCAAGCCCCAACGCGGCCGCATCTCCACCTGGCCCGAACCCGAGTCGTTCAACGGCCTGACCGTCAACGGCGTGCTGGCCCGCACGGTGGCCGACGCCGCGCTGGTGCTGGACGCGGCGTCCGGCAACGTCGAGGGCGACCTGCACCAGCCGCCCCCACTGACCGCGTCCGATTACGTGAGCCGCGCGCCCGGCCCACTGCGGATCGCGCTGTCGACCGGGTTTCCGTACACCTTCTTCCGGGCCAAACTGCATCCCGAGATCCTGGCCGCCATCCAGCAGGTGGGCGAACGACTCGAGCTGCTCGGCCACACCGTGGTCAAGGGGAACCCGGATTACGGCATGCGGCTGTCCTGGGATTTCCTGGCCAGATCCACTTCCGCGTTGTGGGCGTGGCAGGACCGCATGGGTGACGGCGTCAACTGGGACCCCCGCACGTTGTCCAACATGCGCACCGGCCACATGCTGTCGCAGGCGACGCTGCGCGCAGCGCGCCGCCACGAGGCCGCAGACCAGCGCCGGGTGGGATCGATCTTCGACATCGTCGACGTGGTGCTGGCGCCGACCACCGCGCAGCCCCCGCCGCAGGCCCGGGCCTTCGACCGGTTGAGCAGCCTGGGCACCGACCGTGCCATCATCGCCGCCTGCCCCTACACCTGGCCGTGGAACGTGCTGGGCTGGCCGGCGATCAATGTGCCGGCCGGTTTCACCGCTGAGGGGTTACCCATCGGTGTGCAGTTGATGGGACCGGCCAACAGCGAGGGCATGCTGATTTCGCTGGCCGCCGAATTGGAGGCGTTCAGCGGATGGGCGGCCAAGCAACCGACGGCGTGGTGGAGCGCCGGCAACAGCACGCCGCCGATGCACAGCGTGCCGTCCGTGTCGAAAAGACGCTAG
- the recO gene encoding DNA repair protein RecO has protein sequence MLRQHKLGEADRIVTLLTRDHGLVRAVAKGVRRTRSKFGARLEPFAHIDAQLHPGRNLDIVTQVVSIDAFATDIVSDYGRYTCGCAMLETAERLAGEERAPAPALHKLTVSALRAVADGRRPRDLLLDAYLLRAMDTAGWAPALTECARCATPGPHRAFHIAAGGSVCTHCRPAGATTPPLGVLDLMSALRDGDWECAERSPQAHRSHVSGLVAAHLQWHLERQLKTLPLVERNYQADRTLADRRAALIGQDSECG, from the coding sequence GTGCTGCGCCAGCACAAGCTCGGCGAGGCCGACCGGATCGTCACCCTGTTGACCCGTGATCACGGGCTGGTGCGCGCGGTGGCCAAGGGCGTACGCCGCACCCGCAGCAAATTCGGGGCGCGGCTGGAGCCGTTCGCGCACATCGACGCCCAGCTGCATCCGGGCCGCAACCTCGACATCGTCACCCAGGTCGTCTCGATCGACGCGTTCGCCACCGACATCGTCAGCGACTACGGCCGCTACACCTGCGGGTGCGCGATGCTGGAGACCGCAGAGCGGCTGGCCGGTGAGGAGCGGGCGCCCGCCCCGGCGCTGCACAAGCTCACCGTCAGTGCGCTGCGGGCGGTGGCCGACGGGCGCCGGCCCCGCGATCTGCTGCTGGACGCCTATCTGTTGCGCGCCATGGACACCGCCGGCTGGGCCCCGGCGCTGACCGAATGTGCCCGCTGCGCCACCCCCGGTCCGCACCGGGCGTTCCACATCGCGGCCGGCGGCAGCGTCTGCACGCACTGCCGGCCGGCCGGTGCGACGACGCCACCGCTAGGCGTGCTGGACCTGATGTCGGCCCTGCGCGACGGCGACTGGGAATGCGCCGAGCGCTCGCCGCAGGCGCACCGCAGCCACGTCAGTGGACTGGTGGCCGCGCATCTGCAATGGCATCTGGAACGGCAACTCAAGACGCTGCCGTTGGTGGAGCGCAACTACCAGGCTGATCGCACCCTGGCCGACCGCCGCGCCGCGCTGATCGGGCAGGATAGCGAGTGTGGCTAG
- the uppS gene encoding decaprenyl diphosphate synthase, with amino-acid sequence MASKAERKLRSADFPQLSPAPHDYPTFPDTSTWPVVFPALPPSPDGGPRRPPQHTSRAVAPRIPAAQLPNHVAIVMDGNGRWATQRGLSRTEGHKMGEAVVIDIVCGAIELGIKWLSLYAFSTENWKRSPEEVRFLMGFNRDVVRMRRVNLNDIGVRIRWVGSRPRLWRSVINELAIAEQMTARNDVITVNYCVNYGGRAEIAEAARRIADEAVAGRLNPDRVTEATISRHLQRPDIPDVDLFLRTSGEHRSSNFMLWQAAYAEFVFQDKLWPDYDRRDLWAACEEYASRNRRFGSA; translated from the coding sequence GTGGCTAGCAAGGCCGAGCGCAAGCTGAGGTCCGCCGACTTCCCGCAACTGTCCCCGGCGCCGCACGACTATCCGACGTTTCCCGACACCTCGACGTGGCCGGTCGTCTTCCCGGCGCTGCCGCCGTCACCCGACGGCGGACCGCGGCGGCCGCCGCAGCACACCTCGAGGGCCGTCGCGCCCCGGATCCCGGCCGCCCAGTTACCCAACCACGTCGCCATCGTGATGGACGGCAACGGCCGCTGGGCCACCCAACGCGGCCTCAGCCGCACCGAGGGGCACAAGATGGGCGAAGCGGTTGTCATCGACATCGTTTGCGGCGCAATCGAACTCGGGATCAAATGGCTCAGCCTGTATGCCTTCTCCACGGAGAACTGGAAGCGCTCACCCGAGGAGGTCCGCTTCCTGATGGGCTTCAACCGGGACGTGGTGCGCATGCGCCGGGTGAACCTCAACGACATCGGGGTCCGAATCCGCTGGGTCGGTTCCCGTCCGCGCCTGTGGCGCAGCGTGATCAACGAACTGGCGATCGCGGAGCAGATGACCGCCCGCAACGACGTCATCACCGTCAATTACTGCGTCAACTACGGTGGCCGCGCCGAGATCGCCGAGGCCGCCCGCCGGATCGCCGACGAGGCTGTGGCCGGCCGGCTCAACCCGGACCGCGTCACCGAGGCGACGATCTCGCGCCACCTGCAGCGGCCCGACATCCCCGACGTCGACCTTTTTCTGCGGACCTCGGGCGAACACCGGTCCAGCAACTTCATGTTGTGGCAAGCCGCCTATGCCGAGTTCGTCTTCCAGGACAAGTTGTGGCCGGACTACGACCGTCGCGATCTGTGGGCGGCCTGCGAGGAGTACGCCTCGCGCAATCGACGATTCGGGAGCGCCTAG
- the furB gene encoding transcriptional repressor, with amino-acid sequence MTGTSVRSTRQRAAISTLLETLDEFRSAQELHDELRRRGENIGLTTVYRTLQSMATAGLVDMLRTDTGESVYRRCSDHHHHHLVCRSCGSTIEVGDHEVETWAAEVASKYGYSDVSHTIEIFGTCSDCRG; translated from the coding sequence ATGACCGGGACGAGCGTCCGTTCCACCCGCCAACGGGCGGCCATCTCGACGCTGCTGGAAACGCTCGACGAATTCCGCTCCGCGCAGGAGCTGCACGACGAGTTGCGTCGCCGCGGTGAGAACATCGGCCTGACCACGGTCTATCGCACCCTGCAGTCGATGGCGACCGCCGGCCTGGTGGACATGTTACGCACCGATACCGGCGAATCGGTGTATCGGCGGTGCTCGGATCATCATCACCACCACCTGGTGTGCCGTAGCTGCGGCTCCACCATCGAAGTGGGCGACCACGAGGTCGAGACCTGGGCCGCGGAGGTGGCCAGCAAGTACGGCTACTCCGACGTCAGCCACACCATCGAGATCTTCGGCACCTGCTCGGACTGCCGCGGCTGA
- the smtB gene encoding HTH-type transcriptional repressor SmtB has protein sequence MTSPWTPTPPSSAADEDLVGPHDHVVDAFAPAAAYPTPPSREILDAAGELLRALAAPVRIAIVLQLRESQRCVHELVDALGVPQPLVSQHLKILKAAGVVSGERSGREVLYRLADHHLAHIVVDAVAHASEDNP, from the coding sequence GTGACGTCGCCCTGGACGCCTACGCCCCCGTCCTCCGCCGCCGATGAGGATCTGGTCGGTCCGCATGACCACGTCGTCGATGCCTTTGCCCCAGCCGCCGCCTATCCGACGCCGCCGTCGCGGGAAATCCTCGACGCCGCCGGCGAACTGCTGCGTGCGCTGGCCGCCCCGGTGCGGATCGCCATCGTGCTGCAGCTCCGCGAATCCCAGCGCTGCGTACACGAGCTGGTGGACGCGCTGGGCGTGCCGCAGCCGCTGGTCAGCCAGCATCTGAAGATCCTCAAGGCGGCCGGGGTGGTGTCCGGCGAACGCTCCGGACGGGAAGTGCTGTACCGGCTCGCCGACCATCACCTGGCGCACATCGTGGTCGACGCGGTGGCGCACGCGAGCGAGGACAATCCGTGA
- the glyS gene encoding glycine--tRNA ligase yields MASVIDTVVNLAKRRGFVFPAGEIYGGTKSAWDYGPLGVELKENIKRQWWRAVVTGRDDVVGLDSSIILPREVWVASGHVEVFHDPLVECLNCHKRHRQDHMQEAYALKKGLDDPEAVPMAEIVCPDCGTKGQWTEPREFNMMLKTYLGPIETEEGLHYLRPETAQGIFVNFANVLTTSRKKPPFGIGQIGKSFRNEITPGNFIFRTREFEQMEMEFFVEPSTAREWHQYWIDTRRQWYVDLGIDPENLRLYEHPKEKLSHYSDRTVDIEYKFGFAGNPWGELEGIANRTDFDLSTHSKHSGTELTYYDQGSDTRYTPYVIEPAAGLTRSFMAFLIDAYTEDEAPNAKGGMDKRTVLRIDPRLAPVKAAVLPLSRHGDLSPKARDLAAELRKSWNIEFDDAGAIGRRYRRQDEIGTPYCVTVDFDSLQDNAVTIRERDAMSQERVAMDSVADYLAVRLKGS; encoded by the coding sequence GTGGCGTCTGTTATCGACACCGTTGTCAACCTTGCCAAACGGCGCGGCTTCGTCTTTCCCGCCGGCGAGATCTACGGTGGCACCAAGTCGGCGTGGGACTACGGTCCGCTGGGCGTGGAACTCAAGGAGAACATCAAACGGCAGTGGTGGCGGGCGGTCGTCACCGGCCGCGACGACGTGGTGGGCCTCGATTCGTCGATCATCCTGCCGCGCGAGGTGTGGGTGGCGTCCGGCCACGTGGAGGTCTTCCACGACCCGCTGGTGGAGTGCCTGAACTGTCACAAGCGGCATCGTCAGGACCATATGCAGGAGGCCTACGCCCTCAAGAAGGGCCTGGACGACCCCGAGGCCGTGCCGATGGCCGAGATCGTCTGCCCAGACTGCGGCACCAAGGGTCAGTGGACCGAGCCGCGCGAGTTCAACATGATGCTCAAGACCTACCTCGGCCCCATCGAAACCGAAGAGGGACTGCACTATCTGCGTCCGGAGACCGCGCAGGGCATCTTCGTCAACTTCGCCAACGTGCTGACGACCTCCCGCAAGAAGCCGCCGTTCGGCATCGGGCAGATCGGCAAGAGCTTCCGCAACGAGATCACTCCGGGCAACTTCATCTTCCGCACCCGGGAGTTCGAGCAGATGGAGATGGAGTTCTTCGTCGAACCTTCGACGGCCCGGGAGTGGCACCAGTACTGGATCGACACCCGCCGCCAGTGGTACGTCGACCTCGGCATCGACCCGGAGAACCTGCGACTCTACGAGCACCCGAAAGAGAAGCTGTCGCACTACTCCGACCGCACCGTCGACATCGAGTACAAATTCGGCTTCGCCGGCAACCCGTGGGGCGAGCTGGAGGGCATCGCGAACCGCACCGACTTCGACCTCTCGACGCACAGCAAGCATTCCGGTACCGAGCTGACGTACTACGACCAGGGCAGCGACACCCGCTACACGCCGTACGTGATCGAACCGGCGGCCGGCCTGACCCGGTCGTTCATGGCGTTCCTGATCGACGCCTACACCGAAGACGAAGCGCCGAACGCCAAGGGCGGTATGGACAAGCGCACCGTGCTGCGGATCGATCCGCGACTGGCGCCGGTCAAGGCCGCGGTGCTGCCGCTGTCGCGGCACGGCGACCTGAGCCCCAAAGCCCGCGACCTGGCTGCTGAGCTGCGCAAGTCCTGGAACATCGAGTTCGACGACGCCGGCGCCATCGGCCGCCGCTACCGCCGACAGGACGAGATCGGTACGCCGTACTGCGTGACCGTCGACTTCGACTCGCTGCAGGACAACGCCGTCACCATCCGTGAGCGCGACGCGATGAGCCAGGAGCGGGTCGCGATGGACAGCGTCGCCGATTACCTGGCGGTGCGGCTGAAGGGCAGCTGA
- the PPE38_1 gene encoding putative PPE family protein PPE38 — MILDFAWLPPEINSARIFAGAGSGPLHVAAAAWESLAADLSGSASSFDSVITALAGGPWAGPASAAMVAAATPYVGWLSAAAAQATAAALQARAAATSFEAALTATVHPLAVEANRVSLATLVATNFLGLNTPAIFANEFDYVEMWAQDVAAMLGYHSGATAVAESLTPFSVPPLDLAGLASTVNANVVGFATSASAALSPVAQGVAEGASELVAGAQSFAAAVPVSTLMSVVQAGAMPASMLIGPLTQLGQTASTSTAASLASATEGLADVPKFVGETAPALSGLGGGAGIGAGMAGDLGKAHLVGAMSVPPAWEGSVPKGMASSAMTGFGAMPNPAAMAQAAGGSGTGMMPMPMPMGGGAGGGMPGGPLGRGGASPHVLQNRPSVIPRTGVG; from the coding sequence ATGATTTTGGACTTTGCGTGGTTGCCGCCGGAGATCAACTCGGCGCGGATTTTCGCCGGTGCCGGTTCGGGCCCGTTGCATGTGGCGGCGGCGGCCTGGGAGAGTCTGGCCGCGGACCTGTCGGGGTCGGCGAGTTCGTTCGATTCGGTGATCACCGCGTTGGCGGGTGGGCCGTGGGCGGGTCCGGCGTCGGCGGCGATGGTGGCTGCGGCGACGCCGTATGTGGGCTGGTTGAGTGCGGCGGCGGCGCAGGCGACGGCGGCGGCGTTGCAGGCGCGGGCGGCGGCGACGTCGTTCGAGGCGGCGCTGACGGCGACGGTGCATCCGTTGGCGGTGGAAGCCAATCGGGTGTCGTTGGCGACGCTGGTGGCGACGAATTTTCTGGGGTTGAACACGCCGGCGATCTTTGCCAACGAGTTCGATTATGTGGAGATGTGGGCGCAGGATGTGGCCGCGATGCTGGGGTATCACTCGGGTGCCACGGCGGTGGCGGAGAGTTTGACCCCGTTCAGCGTGCCGCCGCTCGATCTGGCGGGCCTGGCGTCGACGGTCAACGCGAACGTCGTCGGGTTCGCCACGTCGGCGTCGGCGGCGCTGAGCCCAGTGGCACAGGGTGTCGCCGAAGGAGCCTCGGAGCTGGTCGCGGGAGCCCAATCGTTCGCCGCCGCGGTACCCGTGTCAACGCTGATGTCGGTGGTTCAGGCCGGGGCCATGCCGGCCAGCATGCTCATCGGTCCGCTGACCCAGCTCGGACAGACGGCCAGCACCAGTACCGCCGCCAGCCTGGCCAGTGCCACGGAAGGCCTGGCAGACGTGCCCAAGTTCGTCGGAGAGACGGCGCCAGCCCTCAGCGGACTGGGTGGCGGTGCCGGAATCGGCGCGGGCATGGCCGGAGATCTGGGCAAGGCTCACCTGGTTGGCGCGATGTCGGTGCCGCCGGCCTGGGAGGGTTCGGTGCCCAAGGGCATGGCCAGCTCGGCGATGACCGGCTTCGGTGCGATGCCCAATCCGGCGGCGATGGCCCAGGCCGCCGGCGGTTCCGGAACGGGCATGATGCCGATGCCGATGCCGATGGGCGGCGGCGCCGGTGGCGGCATGCCTGGCGGCCCGTTGGGCCGCGGCGGCGCCAGCCCGCACGTACTGCAGAACCGGCCGAGCGTTATTCCGCGGACCGGTGTCGGTTAG
- the esxJ_1 gene encoding ESAT-6-like protein EsxJ encodes MATRFMTDPHSMRAMAGRFETHAQTVEDEARRMMASSQNISGAGWSGLAEATSMDTMTQMNQAFRNIVNMLHGVRDGLIRDANNYEQQEQASQQILSS; translated from the coding sequence ATGGCAACTCGCTTTATGACCGACCCGCACTCGATGCGGGCGATGGCGGGTCGTTTCGAGACTCACGCTCAGACGGTGGAAGACGAGGCTCGCCGGATGATGGCGTCCTCGCAGAACATCTCCGGCGCGGGCTGGAGTGGTCTGGCCGAGGCCACCTCGATGGACACGATGACCCAGATGAACCAGGCCTTCCGCAACATCGTGAACATGCTGCACGGCGTTCGCGACGGTCTGATCCGTGACGCCAACAACTACGAGCAGCAAGAGCAGGCGTCGCAGCAGATTCTGAGCAGCTAG
- the esxN_1 gene encoding ESAT-6-like protein EsxN, producing the protein MTINYQFGDVDAHGALIRAQAANLEAEHQAIVRDVLAAGDFWGGAGSVACQEFITQLGRNFQVIYEQANAHGQKVQSAGSNMAQTDSAVGSSWA; encoded by the coding sequence ATGACGATCAATTACCAGTTCGGCGACGTCGACGCTCACGGCGCGCTCATCCGCGCGCAGGCCGCCAACCTGGAGGCCGAGCACCAGGCCATCGTTCGCGATGTGCTGGCTGCCGGTGACTTCTGGGGCGGCGCCGGTTCGGTGGCTTGCCAGGAGTTCATCACCCAGTTGGGTCGCAACTTCCAGGTGATCTACGAGCAGGCCAACGCTCACGGCCAGAAGGTCCAGAGCGCCGGCAGCAACATGGCGCAGACCGACAGCGCCGTCGGGTCCAGCTGGGCCTGA